AGGATGGCTCCAGAGGTGATCCTGGCCATGGATGAGGGCCAGTACGACGGCAAGGTGGACGTCTGGTCGCTGGGCATCACCAGCATAGAGCTGGGTACGACCTGCAGTCCCACTCCTGTGGTTGTTAGATGAGCAGATGTTTATATGAAATGAAAGGTCTTTGACATTGTGCTCTTTCCACAGCGGAGAGGAAGCCCCCACTGTTCAATATGAATGCTATGAGTGCCTTATATCACATCGCTCAGAATGAAAGCCCCATCCTTCAGTCCAATCACTGGTGAGAACTTTTCTTCGTCTCCTCCGTTCTTAGTTTGATCTTTACTGAAGCCACCAGCTTGAGACTTCATTATCTTAAGATCAACTCTTTTTCTCTTGAGATGATAATAAGTTATGTTTTTGTAGATGATTTAATTATCTTGTTATCTATCTGTGTTGATTGATCACATTATTATATGTTggtctcctttctctctcctgtcatttctgttctgttttgagAGGAGCGACTCCATGAAGTCCATGAAGTGTGAtaatgagacatttcactcgtgttggagagacagaaatgtttgatatattaataataacaacgtTAAAATGAATCCTTTTGGGATAATGGActtaaaaaactaaatatgagctgtttgttgtgtgtggaaGCCTGTCATTTCTTCTCTGAGTCACTTCATCATATGAAATAACATAATCCCATTTTTCACTGCAGGTCTGATTCCTTCCGCAACTTTGTTGACTCTTGCCTACAGAAGATTCCCCAGGACCGGCCTACCTCGGACGTGCTGCTGAATGTGAGAGTTCAGACTTCTTTATTCATCCAGAACCatctcaccaacacacacacacacacataaacctgaGTTTTGtcgtgccccccccctcccatagCATCGGTTCTTGTGCCGTGAGCGTCCGCTGACGGTGATCATGGACCTGATAGCACGAACCAAGGATGCAGTGCGGGAGCTGGACAACCTGCAGTACCGCAAGATGAAGAAGATCCTCTTCCAGGAGACCCAGCAGAACGGCCCCGTGtctgagggaggggaggatgaggaggtgaggaagggggagagggcAAAATAAAGTCTATGTATGGGCAGGGGGAGTGGAAATGAAAGATTgaggagggttagggttaaccacATGCCAGAAGGCATATTACCTATAAACTCTCTGTATGGAGCTAAACCCAGTTTGTTGTCGGTGTCAGGAGGTGGAGCAGTACCTGCTGCGGACGGGCACAGTCAACAGCATGGAGAGCTCCCAGTCGGTGCCCAGTATGTCCATCTCAGCCAGTTCTCAGAGCAGCTCGGTCAACAGTCTGGCCGACGCCTctgatgacagcagcagtgagatgGCCATGATGCAGGAGGGCGAGCACACCGTCACCTCCAACAGCTCCATCATCCACCGACCCACGGTAAAGACCAGGACCCAGAGCTTCTGAAACATGTCACATCCCTCTGCGTCATGCTGCTCATTATTTGTAGAAAGTTGACTTTGATACCAGTGAATGTTGTGAACTTCAAGATCGTTTGTCTAGTTTCATAAAGAGAAATGAGGTACACCTGAATCTATGTGGCtgtgttcttctgtgtgtgaataaaccctgaccccacccccctctcatcctcctcctccccctcctcctcagggTCAGGATAACATCTATGATGACCCCTACCAGCCAGAGATGGACCAACCCCAGGCTCCCTCAGCTGGACGCCGTCGAGCCTACTATCGCAACCGAGACCACTTCGCCACCATCCGAACCGCCTCCTTGGTGAGTTTACTCAGcgaggcctcctcctcctcctcctcctcgctgctcATTGGTTTTGTTTAAACTGATAGATGAATCCTTGGTTTAGAGGTAAAAAAGAACGAAAATTCTAAATCAAAGTCCAAAACTttatccttttattttattagcgTTATAGTTTCTCTTTGCGGAAGCACACCaggcctgggggggggggcaaggaaGAGCTCCTTGTGGGCAGTTAATCACCGCAGTGATGGACAGATAATGGCTGATTATTGTCATAACGTCTCAGAATCTCTGGGTCCTTTAACTTTGCCCTCCAGTAActagaaatacaaaacaattcaTCACAAAACCTCAACACAATCTTCAGTGAAGGTTTCTACGGATTCAAGATGAACTTCTTCTCCAGGGTAGACGGAGCATTGCAAACATGAGATGGGCTGCCTTTCCTATCTAAAGCTTCAGTTCCTCTAGTGCCATCAAGACATGCAGACCACTTCATCCTTACTTTCGTTTATGTAAAGTGGAAAAGAGCTCCGAATAAAAAGTTATCAGGATTAACTAAGACACACTTTCTGTGGGATGTTGCTGATGAAGTAATTCCTTCTGATGAAGAAACCTCCCTGAACTCTTGTATGATTATATTTTGCTCCAGCTTGATATCTGCATATGTCCATAAGTCCACACTGCAGACAGTTCAGCTGCAGATACCAGACAGATGTCTTCATGCCACAGTTTCATGGATTTCCCATGACCAGCTGAAATGCCCTCCTATTGTCAAACATCAGTAGTCTGAAGAACCTGtttcttcccccctcctccaggtAACCCGTCAGATCCAGGAACACGAGCAGGGCTCGGCGCTGCGAGAGCAGATGTCCGGGTACAAACGCATGAGGCGGCAGCACCAGAAGCAGCTGATGGGGCTGGAGAACAAGCTGAAGGCGGAGATGGACGAGCACCAGCTGAAGCTGGACAAAGAGCTGGAGAACCAGAGGAACAGCTTCTCCACCGAAGCCGACAAGCTGGTCAAGAAGCACCAGGCCATCCTGGAGAAAGAGGTGAGAGGGACAGACCGAGACTTTAGAGCTTTGTGTACCTGTAGACTCGGTATGTTCACACCATGCTCACCTGTAGGAATCGGTGTTTTCATGGTTCTGTCTCGTATGCTGTTTCTATGGTTGTGTTTAATCAGTTCAGCACTGCTGCTGTATCAGGATCAGCACTCATGTTTCTTTTAGAAAGCCAGCCTCTTACCCAGCCTCGGTTTGTGTCCTCCTGCAGACGAAAGCAGCTttgacagaagagaagaagttCCAGCAGCACATACTGGGCCAGCAGAAGAAAGAGCTGACCAGCTTACTGGAGTCACAGAAACGTCAGTATCGCCAGCGCAAGGATCAGCTGAAAGAGGTGAGAGctaacacacattcacatatccAGGACTAATGCTGATGATGGAAACTGGTTACCAGTCACCCCTCAGGTCACTCATCTTCACCAGACCTCAGTGTTATTTAGAGACGTTCTACCAACGTTTTGTGCTTCAAAGCAGATTGAAATGTTAGCAGCTCATGTAGATTTGTAACAGATACTTTACCCGTTTGAATGACCTCCTGCGGATCTTTATGTTGTCGTTCCTGAAGAGTGTGTTTTAGCAAAAGGAAAACCGTAGCATCTAGACATCCACAGCCAGGAAAGATTGTTATATAAAcgcacagacaaacaaagagcCACACaggttttacagtgtttgtATCTGCTAACAACACGTGTACATGACATTCTCAGACTGGAGTCGTATTTCCATCATGGCAGGACTGTCGGCTCTCCATCCACACTTTTCTGGATGTTTGATGTCCAGTCTTGTTCACTTTGGCTGCCTCTCTGCACTAAACAGGAGCTGAGTGAGAACCAGTCGACTCCGAAGCGGGAGAAGCAGGAGTGGTTGATCCGTCAGAAAGAGTGTCTGCAGCAGAtgcaggcggaggaggaggccagCCTGCTCCGGAGGCAGAGGCAGTACTACGAGCTGCAGTGTCGCCAGTACAAGAGGAAGATGCTGCTGGCTCGCCACAACCTGGAGCAGGACCTGCTCAGAGAGGTAGGACAGATCCCCCTTAAGctctaaaagtaaaaaaatctAATGATTGAAGTGGAGATGCACAGATCTGAGACGGGTTATTAAGAACACGAAAGCAGAACTCCGGCATTGTTAGACAGGAAAAGacaggtcacatgacacacacgGGTTGAACTTTCTTATTACACTTCTTCCCTCTGACCTCGGTCTCGTCCCCCCCCAGGACCTGAACAAGAAGCAGACCCAGAAGGATCTGGAGTGTGCCATGCTGCTGCGCCACCACGAGTCCACCCAGGAGCTGGAGTTCAGGCAGCTGGGCTCCGTGCAGCGAACCCGGGCCGAACTGATCCGAACGCAACATCAGACCGAACTGACCAACCAGATGGAGTACAACAAGCGCCGGGAACAAGAACttagacagaaacacaccatGGAGGTCCGGCAGCAGCCCAAGAGCCTCAAGGTATGAAGGAGCTTCTGTAATGCAAGTGACCAACTGCCCAAAGTGTCCtggaaaacaataaatataacGTCACAAGCCTCCTATATTTAGTTTTAGCGTTTAATATACAGCATATTTTGGTATTACAATGATTTCATCTGGTTGTTATTAAAACCTCGTTTCAGTCCAAAGAGCTGCAGATAAAGCGTCAGTTCCAGGAGACCTGTAAGATCCAGACTCGGCAGTACAAAGCCCTGAGGAACCACCTGCTGGAGAGCACTCCCAAATCCGACCACAAGGCCGTCCTCAAACGCCTCAAAGAGGAGCAAACACGTAAGCTGGCCATCCTGGCCGAGCAGTACGACCACTCCATCAACGACATGCTGTCCACACAGGCTGTGAGTAAGGCAAGGAAACCTCCGCGCACCTGCTACACCTGAAACTGCACCTACACCTCAACACACCCACCGCACCAGCACCCCCCCAGAGAGGTGGTCAGGACACAGTTATATGACACAGACTGTCAGCAGGTTATCTACAAACAATAAGGACGCTTATTTCacaattgatttattgtttttaatcatttatcataCTAAACAGATTTAGTTTCAGcctcatgtttcacttttattcatAGGGATAAAACACATGAATCAACATTTCTGTGAACGTGTTTTTCACCTGCAGTCAAGACGAGATGTTCTGAAACCAGTGACACGATGATGTCAGAGTGACAACAGAGTTCAGATGGCAGCAGTGAAACTCTTACAATGATCAGCTTATTCAAGCAGGCAGATCGCTGCACGTTACTTCTTATTAATAAAATCCCACGTCGGCGCTTCAGATGGTGCTCCACTGATACTGACGCTCGTCCCTGTTTGTTcccacagctgcggctggatGAGACCCAGGAGGCGGAGTACCAGGTGCTGAggatgcagctgcagcaggagctggagctgctgaacGCCTACCAGAGCAAGATCAAGATCCACACCGACACTCAGCACGAGCGAGAGGTGAAGGACCTGGAGCAGAGGGTGTCCATCCGCCGAGCGCTGCTGGAGCAAAGGGTatgaacacacaacactgtCCCATCAACCCGCcgtgctctgctgctgcttcgcTGCCCGTCCGGCCCCCACCGCTTAGTCACCAGCTAATGACAGTGTAGGTGAACGCTGGTCAGCAGGCGCCCAGTTAGAAGCTTGATGGCCTGAACTTAAAAGAACCTTGTGAGGCTCTGGTTCCGGGTCCTGCCTGGTGTGTCCCCTGTTTCGCAGACCAGGATGCTTCAGATATACATTATTGAAAAGGGACAACTGGACTCTGTTCCAGCTGTTTGCAGCTGTTTGCAGCGGTGGGACAGACAACAGTGGAAGAAGTAGCattgtacacaaacacatcgTCACAGTCTTTGAATAGTTTTATGAGCCTGATGTGACTCTTTTTACCTCTTCACCAATTACATATTGTGCACAAATTAACGGTTGTTGAAAATCAGAGCATCAAATTTGAGAGCCTGAACCAGAGATTAGATATTGATTCTGAAAAGAGGCCAATAAATCATTGAATGGACTGATTGCGCTCTCGAAGAAAAGCCTTTTAAGTAACCGCCTGCATGTCTGTTGTCAGATCGAGGAGGAGATGCTCTCTCTGCAGAACGAACGCTCCGAGCGAATCCGGACTTTGCTGGAGCGTCAGGCTCACGAGATCGAGGCCTTCGACTCGGAGAGCATGCGCCTCGGCTTCAGCAACATGGCGCTGACCGGGATCCCGGCCGAGGCCTTCAACCAGGGCTACCCGACCCCCAGCCCCTCCTCGGGCTCCAGTGGCTGGCCGTCCCGGCCCGTCCCCCGCTCCGGCAGCCACTGGAGCCACAGCGTCCAGAACTCTGTGGCGACTCCGTCCTGGCGCAGTCAGAACCACAGCGGAGGAGGTTTCGGCCGCGCAGAGTCCGTCGCCTCCTCCCACGGCCTCGGCAGGGACAGCGAGCTGCACAAGAGCGGCAGGggccacccctcctcctccgccgcctCCGCctcccaccaccatcaccagcagcaccagcagcaccagcagcactACCTCCCTCAGCACTACCAACACCACCAGAGCACGCCGCAGCTGTACCGCGACAGCCACGAGCGCGACAGCAGGGACCGCGAGCGGGCCAGGGAGTGGGTGGGAGGGGGCCACTACCCCCATCACTCCCAGggccaccatcaccaccatcaccaccacctgTCCGCCCACGCCTCCTCTCAGTCCTTGGCTCTCCTGCCTCCCCCACCACCGCCTCcccccatctccctctcctcctcctctcctccttcctccgcttcttcttcttcatcgtcGCAGGGAGGCTACGGAGGTGGGGGCCTGAGTGTCAGGGGCCCCAGTTTGATGGCCCTCAGGAACAGCCCCCAGCCTCTGAGGAGGACGGCCTCTGGGGGGCCGGGGGGCGGCGGGGGGAGTGACGGAGGGCTCAGCCGGAGCACATCGGTCACTTCTCACATCTCTAACGGCTCTCACCTCTCGTACTCGTGAGTTCTCGTCTCTGCTGCGAGCTTCtttaaacaaaaccaacagGGCTGCGGGGGGTTTGAGCCAATCATAGAAGTAGAACTAGTtccattgggggggggggggggggggtttaagtGTTACCGTATTTTAAGaggcttgttaaaaaaaaacataccccAATTTTAAAAGTGCACATTTTCAGATCTCCTCTCTTGACgtgagaagaagagagagaggaacctTTTCTACAGAGCTGCCCGCTGactgagcagcacaaacacgaGTATTCGGACCCTGAGGACCACCGAGTCCTCGTCCACACATTAGGAGTTGCACAGGAGCAGTGATGAAACTAAACAATCCAAAAAAACCAACGAGCGACACATCCACGAGTGTGAAAATGAGCCGTGTGTTGCAAACCGAACAAGTCGACCCGTTTCGTTTGTTCGCTTTGTGACGCACCGAATCCGTTGCACAGTCTTGACCGCGGGAGACACGGGTCGCCCGTCGGACCAGTTTGAGATTCAGGTCTGAGCCGAGACCTTCAGGTGTTCAGGTTTAAAGTCGAGGCGACGAGCAGGTTTAGgtgatgttttcagtttgtatgGAAGAGAGCGACAGTTGTGGAGCTTCCACTGGGCTAGCGGTGCTTTAAAATCCACTGTAACTATGTAAATAACGGTCAATTGTAAACCCAGTTTTTGATTTGTAAGTGTTTCATACGTGcggcggggggaggggggggtggcgACCAAGGGGAAATTTCTtga
The sequence above is a segment of the Enoplosus armatus isolate fEnoArm2 chromosome 17, fEnoArm2.hap1, whole genome shotgun sequence genome. Coding sequences within it:
- the taok2a gene encoding serine/threonine-protein kinase TAO2, yielding MPSSARAGNLKDPDVADLFCKDDPEKLFADLREIGHGSFGAVYFARDVRNNEVVAIKKMSYSGKQTNEKWQDIIKEVKFLQKLRHPNTIEYLGCYLKEHTAWLVMEYCLGSASDLLEVHKKPLQEIEIAAITHGALQGLAYLHSHNMIHRDVKAGNILLTEPGQVKLGDFGSASIVAPANSFVGTPYWMAPEVILAMDEGQYDGKVDVWSLGITSIELAERKPPLFNMNAMSALYHIAQNESPILQSNHWSDSFRNFVDSCLQKIPQDRPTSDVLLNHRFLCRERPLTVIMDLIARTKDAVRELDNLQYRKMKKILFQETQQNGPVSEGGEDEEEVEQYLLRTGTVNSMESSQSVPSMSISASSQSSSVNSLADASDDSSSEMAMMQEGEHTVTSNSSIIHRPTGQDNIYDDPYQPEMDQPQAPSAGRRRAYYRNRDHFATIRTASLVTRQIQEHEQGSALREQMSGYKRMRRQHQKQLMGLENKLKAEMDEHQLKLDKELENQRNSFSTEADKLVKKHQAILEKETKAALTEEKKFQQHILGQQKKELTSLLESQKRQYRQRKDQLKEELSENQSTPKREKQEWLIRQKECLQQMQAEEEASLLRRQRQYYELQCRQYKRKMLLARHNLEQDLLREDLNKKQTQKDLECAMLLRHHESTQELEFRQLGSVQRTRAELIRTQHQTELTNQMEYNKRREQELRQKHTMEVRQQPKSLKSKELQIKRQFQETCKIQTRQYKALRNHLLESTPKSDHKAVLKRLKEEQTRKLAILAEQYDHSINDMLSTQALRLDETQEAEYQVLRMQLQQELELLNAYQSKIKIHTDTQHEREVKDLEQRVSIRRALLEQRIEEEMLSLQNERSERIRTLLERQAHEIEAFDSESMRLGFSNMALTGIPAEAFNQGYPTPSPSSGSSGWPSRPVPRSGSHWSHSVQNSVATPSWRSQNHSGGGFGRAESVASSHGLGRDSELHKSGRGHPSSSAASASHHHHQQHQQHQQHYLPQHYQHHQSTPQLYRDSHERDSRDRERAREWVGGGHYPHHSQGHHHHHHHHLSAHASSQSLALLPPPPPPPPISLSSSSPPSSASSSSSSQGGYGGGGLSVRGPSLMALRNSPQPLRRTASGGPGGGGGSDGGLSRSTSVTSHISNGSHLSYS